In Oscillatoria acuminata PCC 6304, a single window of DNA contains:
- a CDS encoding STAS domain-containing protein, with translation MNVVIQPQGNLDLKASAMLQQNIARLAWEKYNRWFIDLGEVTTVSHSGLIALITANQLAKKTGRRLSLCNLKGSVMYLLEITELDRLLDILSDDDEPMGVVDKIVF, from the coding sequence ATGAACGTGGTCATTCAGCCCCAAGGGAATTTAGACTTAAAAGCATCGGCAATGCTTCAACAAAATATTGCTCGTTTAGCCTGGGAAAAATACAATCGCTGGTTCATTGATTTAGGGGAAGTCACGACGGTGAGTCATTCCGGATTAATTGCATTAATTACCGCCAATCAACTGGCTAAAAAAACAGGCCGCCGTTTAAGCCTGTGTAACCTAAAAGGATCGGTGATGTATCTGCTGGAAATTACCGAATTAGATAGGCTGCTCGATATTTTATCCGATGATGATGAACCAATGGGAGTGGTGGATAAAATTGTCTTTTGA
- a CDS encoding NAD(P)/FAD-dependent oxidoreductase, giving the protein MVDVNSTTPIHHVVIVGGGFGGLYAAQSLGPAPVQVTLIDKRNFHLFQPLLYQVATGTLSPADIASPLRGVLSKNKNTKVLLEEAVDIDPEQQTLKLLGEEIRYDTLIVATGVSHHYFGNDHWEDKAPGLKTVEDALEMRRRIFMAFEAAEKETDPQKRQAWLTFTIAGGGPTGVELAGAIAELAHNTLKEDFRNIDTTEAKILLLEGMDRILPPYPPKLSVKAEKSLHELGVTVQTNSLVTNVTEDAVTVRRKDGEEIIPTRTLLWAAGVKASGLGEILAQRTGVECDRAGRVIVEPDLSLPGYPNIFAIGDLAHFAHQDGKPLPGVAPVAMQQGEYVAKVIQHRFKQKEYPPFHYVDFGSLAVIGRHAAVVDLGFMQFSGFIAWLFWVFVHIYFLIEFDNKLVVMIQWGWNYFTRKRGARLITGEEAKMLIEIDGRGDYHLPELEKETLEV; this is encoded by the coding sequence ATGGTAGATGTAAACTCGACAACACCGATTCATCACGTTGTAATTGTGGGGGGTGGATTTGGGGGACTGTATGCCGCCCAGTCCCTCGGGCCTGCTCCCGTCCAAGTCACCCTGATTGATAAACGCAATTTTCATTTATTTCAACCCCTGCTGTATCAAGTGGCAACGGGAACCCTTTCCCCGGCAGATATTGCTTCTCCCTTGCGTGGGGTGCTTAGTAAAAATAAGAATACCAAAGTGCTGCTGGAAGAAGCGGTGGATATTGACCCCGAACAACAAACATTGAAGTTGTTAGGAGAAGAAATTCGGTATGATACGTTAATTGTTGCCACGGGAGTGAGTCATCATTATTTTGGCAATGACCACTGGGAAGACAAAGCGCCTGGGTTAAAAACCGTGGAAGATGCCTTAGAAATGCGGAGACGAATTTTCATGGCATTTGAAGCAGCAGAAAAGGAAACGGACCCACAAAAACGCCAAGCGTGGTTAACCTTTACGATCGCTGGAGGAGGACCGACGGGGGTGGAATTAGCTGGGGCGATCGCGGAACTGGCTCATAATACTTTAAAAGAAGATTTTCGCAATATTGACACCACCGAAGCGAAAATTTTACTGTTAGAAGGAATGGATAGAATTCTGCCACCCTATCCCCCGAAACTATCCGTAAAAGCTGAAAAATCTTTACATGAATTAGGGGTGACGGTGCAAACCAATAGTTTGGTTACCAATGTCACCGAGGATGCGGTAACAGTCCGACGTAAAGATGGGGAAGAAATCATTCCTACTCGCACTTTATTATGGGCGGCAGGGGTGAAAGCATCGGGATTGGGTGAAATTTTAGCCCAACGGACGGGAGTTGAATGCGATCGCGCTGGACGGGTGATTGTGGAACCCGATTTAAGTTTACCAGGATATCCGAATATTTTTGCGATCGGGGATTTGGCGCATTTTGCTCATCAAGATGGCAAACCTTTACCCGGGGTTGCGCCGGTTGCCATGCAGCAAGGGGAATATGTGGCGAAGGTAATTCAACACCGCTTCAAACAAAAGGAATATCCGCCCTTTCATTATGTGGATTTTGGCAGTTTAGCGGTGATTGGACGTCATGCAGCGGTTGTGGATTTAGGATTTATGCAATTTTCCGGGTTTATTGCATGGCTATTTTGGGTGTTTGTGCATATTTACTTCTTGATTGAATTTGACAATAAATTAGTGGTGATGATTCAGTGGGGTTGGAACTATTTTACTCGCAAACGGGGGGCGCGATTAATTACGGGAGAAGAGGCCAAAATGTTAATTGAAATTGATGGCCGAGGGGACTATCATCTCCCCGAACTGGAAAAAGAAACCCTCGAAGTGTAA
- a CDS encoding urease subunit beta, whose translation MIPGEIIVKTGEIELNAGRKTVRLRVANAGDRPIQVGSHFHFFEVNEALNFERDAARGMHLDIPAGTAVRFEPGDEREVQLVPFVGSRQVYGFNGQINGPLDS comes from the coding sequence ATGATTCCCGGCGAAATTATTGTTAAAACTGGAGAAATTGAGTTAAATGCGGGTCGAAAAACCGTCCGCTTGCGGGTTGCTAATGCTGGCGATCGCCCGATTCAAGTTGGCTCCCATTTTCATTTTTTTGAAGTCAATGAAGCATTGAATTTTGAGCGAGATGCCGCCCGAGGAATGCACCTGGATATTCCGGCAGGAACTGCGGTGCGGTTTGAACCAGGAGATGAGCGAGAGGTGCAATTAGTTCCCTTTGTCGGCAGTCGTCAGGTGTATGGCTTTAATGGTCAAATTAATGGCCCGCTGGATTCATAA